A section of the Sander vitreus isolate 19-12246 chromosome 19, sanVit1, whole genome shotgun sequence genome encodes:
- the LOC144534191 gene encoding calpain-5, producing MLERVNNFQGQSFHKLRRACLRRGALFKDSLFPATAQSLFYKRKPPPGLTWKRPGEICKDPRLFVDGISTRDLHQGSLGNCWMVAAISCLASEPSLWKKVIPDHVDQEWNPKHPDLYAGIFHFRFWRLGRWMDVVVDDRLPVSRDGVLLFCRSATPREFWSALLEKAYAKLNGCYEALEGGNTTEALIDFTGGVSEPLSLDREALSQHSDQRRAFFQTLAYAHERKALITCSIRPAEGETVESVLDCGLVRGHAYGITAVRKVRLGEKLPKTGWMSRLLMVRMRNPWGTTDWTGAWSQGSQRWQQMSRAEREKMGLIVRDVGEFWMDFEDFCHYFTDVVVCWLVERALLWPSSHWREVRRYGEWALAPTSPGTPPSTVLHSSHALSLGKNSAKPEGTKQRGNRKEARLGESQQKEGKGGRCERDKTVKKETKEDDSGEVGGWEAQMDKRSRCGGCINHRDTFLHNPQFMFEVRGKEEEVLICLQQEDRRAQRKDGGGENLPIGFEVLKVEVNRCSRVQCVVEQAASSVYMDSRSVTLRGTLTLGRYVVLPTTFLPGATGRFLLRLFSHSHIQLRELREDYPSLCVFQCFLPQPTVVTTVYLHRASGLSPPKQTAPDVYAIVRCENNIIRTQVFKVEGNPEFNLRAIFYRRYPSTHISIELWSRGWLWDSILGGARLQTAESEKSRSHVIDLRGGHSRSGYGGCIYVETSSSVCLTDL from the exons ATGCTTGAACGAGTAAACAATTTCCAGGGTCAAAGCTTTCACAAGCTGAGGCGGGCCTGCTTGCGCCGTGGTGCACTCTTTAAGGATTCGCTGTTCCCCGCCACCGCCCAGTCCCTCTTCTACAAGAGGAAGCCCCCGCCGGGACTGACCTGGAAGAGGCCAGGG GAGATATGTAAGGACCCCCGTCTGTTTGTTGACGGCATCAGCACTCGTGACTTGCACCAAGGCAGTCTGGGTAACTGCTGGATGGTGGCTGCCATTTCCTGCTTAGCATCTGAGCCATCTCTGTGGAAGAAG GTGATCCCAGACCATGTGGACCAGGAGTGGAATCCAAAGCATCCTGACCTGTACGCAGGCATCTTTCATTTCCGGTTCTGGAGACTCGGTCGTTGGATGGATGTTGTTGTGGACGACCGTCTACCGGTCAGCAGGGACGGAGTGCTGCTCTTCTGCCGCTCTGCCACACCACGAGAGTTTTGGAGCGCCCTGTTGGAGAAGGCCTATGCCAA GCTAAACGGCTGCTACGAGGCCCTGGAGGGAGGAAACACTACAGAGGCACTGATCGACTTCACTGGCGGAGTTTCGGAGCCACTAAGCCTGGATCGTGAGGCCCTAAGCCAGCACAGCGACCAGAGGAGGGCGTTCTTCCAGACATTAGCTTATGCTCATGAACGCAAAGCCCTCATCACCTGCTCCATACGG CCAGCAGAGGGGGAGACGGTGGAGTCAGTGTTGGATTGTGGCCTGGTGCGAGGACATGCCTACGGGATCACAGCAGTGAGGAAGGTGAGGCTGGGGGAGAAGCTGCCAAAGACGGGATGGATGTCCCGACTCTTGATGGTGCGCATGAGGAACCCATGGGGGACCACAGACTGGACGGGTGCCTGGAGTCAGGG GTCGCAGCGGTGGCAACAGATGAGTCgtgcagagagggagaagatgggCCTCATTGTTCGAGACGTTGGGGAGTTCTG GATGGATTTCGAGGATTTCTGTCACTACTTCACTGACGTGGTGGTGTGCTGGCTGGTAGAGAGGGCTCTGCTGTGGCCGAGCTCTCACTGGAGGGAAGTGCGGCGCTATGGGGAGTGGGCATTAGCTCCCACTTCCCCGGGAACACCTCCATCCACCGTCCTCCACAGCAGCCACGCGCTGAGCTTGGGAAAGAACAGCGCCAAACCTGAAGGGACCAAGCAGCGAGGGAACCGGAAGGAGGCCAGACTTGGGGAGAGTCAGCAGAAGGAAGGGAAAGGAGGAAGGTGTGAGCGAGAtaagactgtaaaaaaagagacaaaggaaGATGATAGTGGAGAGGTGGGAGGATGGGAGGCCCAGATGGATAAGAGGAGTCGATGTGGAGGATGCATCAACCACAGAGACACTTTCCTGCACAATCCACAG TTCATGTTTGAGGTGAGAGGCAAAGAGGAGGAAGTGCTGATCTGTCTGCAGCAGGAGGACAGGAGGGCACAGAggaaagatggaggaggagaaaacCTGCCTATAGGGTTTGAGGTGCTAAAG GTGGAGGTGAACCGCTGCAGCCGGGTACAGTGTGTGGTGGAGCAGGCGGCCAGCTCGGTCTACATGGACTCCCGCAGTGTGACGCTGAGGGGGACTCTGACTCTGGGGCGCTACGTCGTACTGCCCACCACCTTCCTGCCAGGCGCCACAGGACGCTTCCTCCTACGGCTCTTCTCCCATTCTCACATCCAACTCAG ggAATTGAGGGAGGATTATCCATCTCTCTGTGTCTTCCAGTGTTTCCTACCTCAACCCACTGTGGTGACCACAGTCTACCTCCACAGGGCGTCAGGACTCAGCCCTCCCAAACAGACAG CTCCAGATGTTTATGCCATAGTGCGTTGTGAGAACAACATCATAAGGACACAGGTCTTCAAGGTGGAAGGAAATCCTGAGTTCAACCTTAGAGCCATCTTCTACAGGAGATACCCCAGCACACACATCTCTATTGAG TTATGGAGCAGAGGTTGGCTGTGGGATTCCATCCTGGGCGGGGCTCGACTCCAGACAGCAGAGTCTGAAAAGAGTCGGAGCCATGTAATCGATCTACGAGGCGGCCATTCCCGTTCAGGATACGGAGGGTGCATCTACGTTGAGACGTCCTCCAGCGTCTGCCTCACAGACTTGTGA